A single region of the Apodemus sylvaticus chromosome 7, mApoSyl1.1, whole genome shotgun sequence genome encodes:
- the LOC127690049 gene encoding olfactory receptor 150-like: MADRNHSTLTEFILAGLTDKPELQLPLFLLFLGIYLFTVLGNLDMIILILLSSHLHTPMYFFLSSLSFIDLCYSTVITPKMLVNFVTKKNVISYQECMTQLYFFLAFVISECHMLAAMAYDRYVAICNPLLYNVTMSYQVCSWMVGGVYGMGFIGAAISTLCMLRVVFCNANIINHYFCDRFPLMELACSSTYVNEIVLLCLSAFNIFIPTLTILGSYIFIIASILLIKSTEGRFKAFSTCSSHFSAVSVFFGSLAFMYLQPFSVTSKEKGKVSSVFYTTIVPMLNPMIYSLRNRDVKLALNKLFQNKFHV, from the coding sequence ATGGCAGATAGAAATCACTCCACACTGACTGAGTTCATCCTTGCTGGGTTAACAGACAAACCAGagctgcagctgcctctgtttctcctcttccttgGCATCTACCTGTTTACAGTGCTGGGGAACCTGGACATGATCATCCTGATCCTGCTAAGCTCCcacctgcacacacccatgtacttcttcctcagcagcCTGTCCTTCATTGACCTCTGTTACTCCACTGTTATTACCCCGAAGATGCTGGTGAATTTTGTGACAAAGAAGAATGTCATCTCCTATCAGGAATGTATGACTCAGCTCTATTTCTTCCTTGCTTTTGTAATATCTGAGTGCCACATGTTGGCTGCAATGGCATATGACCGTTATGTTGCCATTTGTAACCCCTTGCTTTACAATGTCACCATGTCTTACCAAGTCTGTTCCTGGATGGTAGGTGGGGTGTATGGCATGGGCTTCATTGGTGCAGCAATTAGTACTCTCTGCATGCTAAGagtggttttctgtaatgctaATATAATAAACCATTACTTCTGTGATCGTTTCCCATTGATGGAGCTTGCCTGCTCCAGCACTTATGTCAATGAGATAGTTCTCCTGTGTCTCAGTGCTTTCAATATCTTTATTCCAACCCTGACCATTCTGGGTTCTTACATCTTCATCATCGCTAGCATCCTCCTTATCAAATCCACTGAGGGCAGATTCAAAGCCTTCAGCACATGTAGCTCCCACTTCTCTgctgtttctgtcttctttggCTCCCTGGCATTCATGTACCTACAACCCTTCTCTGTCACGTccaaagaaaaaggcaaagtgTCCTCTGTGTTTTATACTACCATTGTGCCCATGCTGAACCCCAtgatctacagcctgaggaataGGGATGTCAAACTTGCTCTAAataagttgtttcaaaataaGTTCCATGTATAA